From the genome of Grus americana isolate bGruAme1 chromosome 9, bGruAme1.mat, whole genome shotgun sequence, one region includes:
- the SGPP2 gene encoding sphingosine-1-phosphate phosphatase 2 isoform X1 has protein sequence MARLLGTLRSSQPVARFQRCCGLFPAGEEGGGDPAEGTRDRGACNGAGVPRRLAAAGRGPPNGVRSGRGPQGCTQKYIVKNYYYYYLFKFSAALGEEIFYITFLPFTYWNIDHSVSRRMIIIWSIVMYIGQVSKDILKWPRPLSPPVVKLEMRTDAEYGMPSTHAMAATAISFSFLIATVNQYKYPFEVGLIAAFVFSTLVCLSRLYTGMHTVLDVIGGALISAVLLVLLYPAWDMIDHLLLTSPFCPLLSIVVPLVLCYNYPKLDYYSPTRGDTTTILGAGAGATVGFWLNNQYAMPAYTSENLPLGFPLITSKIVAVVLARFFVGIFVILLTRRLMKCVVLGMLGYRYKFSIGDLEARRRLEVEVPYKFITYSSVGFSATVLVPLLHELLGLM, from the exons ATGGCCCGCCTGCTGGGCACCCTGCGCAGCTCCCAGCCCGTGGCGCGCTTCCAGCGCTGCTGCGGGCTCTTCCCCGCCggcgaggagggcggcggcgaCCCCGCGGAGGGGACCCGGGACCGCGGCGCCTGCAACGGCGCGGGGGTGCCGCGCCGCCTGGCAGCCGCCGGCCGCGGTCCCCCCAACGGGGTGCGGAGCGGCCGCGGCCCGCAG GGTTGCACGCAGAAGTATATTGTGAAgaactactactactactacttgTTCaagttttcagctgctttgggtgaagagattttttatatcacttttcttccatttaccTACTGGAACATAGATCACTCTGTGTCTAGAAGGATGATAATTATTTGGTCT aTAGTGATGTACATAGGCCAGGTCTCCAAGGACATCCTGAAGTGGCCTCGGCCCCTCTCGCCGCCTGTCGTCAAGCTGGAAATGAGGACGGATGCAGAGTACGGGATGCCTTCCACCCATGCCATGGCAGCTACCGccatctccttctcctttctcattGCAACCGTGAATCAATACAAG TATCCATTTGAAGTGGGCCTGATAGCAGCATTTGTGTTCTCGACGCTGGTGTGTCTCAGCAGGCTCTACACAGGGATGCACACGGTCCTG GACGTGATCGGCGGAGCGCTGATTTCGGCTGTGCTGCTCGTGCTCTTGTATCCTGCGTGGGACATGATAGATCACTTGCTGTTAACCAGTCCCTTCTGTCCGCTGCTTTCCATAGTTGTGCCTCTTGTCTTATGTTACAACTACCCCAAACTAGACTACTACAGCCCTACCAGGGGAGACACCACGACTATCTtaggagcaggagctggagcaacTGTGGGATTTTGGTTAAATAACCAGTACGCCATGCCAGCCTACACCAGTGAAAATTTGCCGCTCGGATTTCCTCTGATCACCAGTAAAATAGTGGCGGTTGTGCTGGCCAGGTTCTTCGTAGGGATCTTTGTTATTCTACTGACGCGCCGGCTGATGAAGTGTGTGGTCCTTGGCATGCTGGGCTATCGGTACAAGTTTTCCATCGGCGACCTGGAAGCCCGAAGACGACTGGAAGTCGAAGTGCCGTATAAATTTATAACGTACTCCTCAGTTGGCTTCAGTGCTACCGTGCTTGTGCCGCTGCTGCACGAGCTGTTAGGATTGATGTGA
- the SGPP2 gene encoding sphingosine-1-phosphate phosphatase 2 isoform X2, whose protein sequence is MIIIWSIVMYIGQVSKDILKWPRPLSPPVVKLEMRTDAEYGMPSTHAMAATAISFSFLIATVNQYKYPFEVGLIAAFVFSTLVCLSRLYTGMHTVLDVIGGALISAVLLVLLYPAWDMIDHLLLTSPFCPLLSIVVPLVLCYNYPKLDYYSPTRGDTTTILGAGAGATVGFWLNNQYAMPAYTSENLPLGFPLITSKIVAVVLARFFVGIFVILLTRRLMKCVVLGMLGYRYKFSIGDLEARRRLEVEVPYKFITYSSVGFSATVLVPLLHELLGLM, encoded by the exons ATGATAATTATTTGGTCT aTAGTGATGTACATAGGCCAGGTCTCCAAGGACATCCTGAAGTGGCCTCGGCCCCTCTCGCCGCCTGTCGTCAAGCTGGAAATGAGGACGGATGCAGAGTACGGGATGCCTTCCACCCATGCCATGGCAGCTACCGccatctccttctcctttctcattGCAACCGTGAATCAATACAAG TATCCATTTGAAGTGGGCCTGATAGCAGCATTTGTGTTCTCGACGCTGGTGTGTCTCAGCAGGCTCTACACAGGGATGCACACGGTCCTG GACGTGATCGGCGGAGCGCTGATTTCGGCTGTGCTGCTCGTGCTCTTGTATCCTGCGTGGGACATGATAGATCACTTGCTGTTAACCAGTCCCTTCTGTCCGCTGCTTTCCATAGTTGTGCCTCTTGTCTTATGTTACAACTACCCCAAACTAGACTACTACAGCCCTACCAGGGGAGACACCACGACTATCTtaggagcaggagctggagcaacTGTGGGATTTTGGTTAAATAACCAGTACGCCATGCCAGCCTACACCAGTGAAAATTTGCCGCTCGGATTTCCTCTGATCACCAGTAAAATAGTGGCGGTTGTGCTGGCCAGGTTCTTCGTAGGGATCTTTGTTATTCTACTGACGCGCCGGCTGATGAAGTGTGTGGTCCTTGGCATGCTGGGCTATCGGTACAAGTTTTCCATCGGCGACCTGGAAGCCCGAAGACGACTGGAAGTCGAAGTGCCGTATAAATTTATAACGTACTCCTCAGTTGGCTTCAGTGCTACCGTGCTTGTGCCGCTGCTGCACGAGCTGTTAGGATTGATGTGA
- the SGPP2 gene encoding sphingosine-1-phosphate phosphatase 2 isoform X3 yields MYIGQVSKDILKWPRPLSPPVVKLEMRTDAEYGMPSTHAMAATAISFSFLIATVNQYKYPFEVGLIAAFVFSTLVCLSRLYTGMHTVLDVIGGALISAVLLVLLYPAWDMIDHLLLTSPFCPLLSIVVPLVLCYNYPKLDYYSPTRGDTTTILGAGAGATVGFWLNNQYAMPAYTSENLPLGFPLITSKIVAVVLARFFVGIFVILLTRRLMKCVVLGMLGYRYKFSIGDLEARRRLEVEVPYKFITYSSVGFSATVLVPLLHELLGLM; encoded by the exons ATGTACATAGGCCAGGTCTCCAAGGACATCCTGAAGTGGCCTCGGCCCCTCTCGCCGCCTGTCGTCAAGCTGGAAATGAGGACGGATGCAGAGTACGGGATGCCTTCCACCCATGCCATGGCAGCTACCGccatctccttctcctttctcattGCAACCGTGAATCAATACAAG TATCCATTTGAAGTGGGCCTGATAGCAGCATTTGTGTTCTCGACGCTGGTGTGTCTCAGCAGGCTCTACACAGGGATGCACACGGTCCTG GACGTGATCGGCGGAGCGCTGATTTCGGCTGTGCTGCTCGTGCTCTTGTATCCTGCGTGGGACATGATAGATCACTTGCTGTTAACCAGTCCCTTCTGTCCGCTGCTTTCCATAGTTGTGCCTCTTGTCTTATGTTACAACTACCCCAAACTAGACTACTACAGCCCTACCAGGGGAGACACCACGACTATCTtaggagcaggagctggagcaacTGTGGGATTTTGGTTAAATAACCAGTACGCCATGCCAGCCTACACCAGTGAAAATTTGCCGCTCGGATTTCCTCTGATCACCAGTAAAATAGTGGCGGTTGTGCTGGCCAGGTTCTTCGTAGGGATCTTTGTTATTCTACTGACGCGCCGGCTGATGAAGTGTGTGGTCCTTGGCATGCTGGGCTATCGGTACAAGTTTTCCATCGGCGACCTGGAAGCCCGAAGACGACTGGAAGTCGAAGTGCCGTATAAATTTATAACGTACTCCTCAGTTGGCTTCAGTGCTACCGTGCTTGTGCCGCTGCTGCACGAGCTGTTAGGATTGATGTGA